One region of Limnospira fusiformis SAG 85.79 genomic DNA includes:
- a CDS encoding DUF2887 domain-containing protein codes for MKTDKLFYRIFLWQPELIAELVPGIPMDCQFDYSAPVVKEQEQRIDGLFTPVGDDPDLPLVFVEAQMQADRGFYGRFFQEVFMYLRQYEVSRPWRGLLIFSSRGQGFGVETPYRLLLDNLVERLYLEDLIPRSDLSPNLALLRLLVLPESETPESARNLLNVEASEEVFQRRLDLVESIMASKFPELSLEEIREMLDITQVRLEDTRFYRDVLQKGRQEGRQEGREEAQTQMLLRQLTRRCGELSDMQRQQVISLNSGQRDELAEALLDFRGMEDLVRWLQTDEN; via the coding sequence ATGAAAACTGACAAACTATTTTATCGCATTTTTCTATGGCAACCGGAACTGATTGCTGAGTTGGTTCCCGGCATTCCCATGGACTGCCAATTTGATTATAGCGCTCCGGTAGTCAAAGAACAGGAACAGCGCATTGATGGCTTATTTACCCCCGTGGGGGATGACCCAGATTTGCCCTTGGTGTTCGTGGAAGCGCAAATGCAGGCGGATAGGGGATTCTATGGTCGCTTTTTTCAGGAAGTGTTCATGTATCTGAGACAATATGAGGTGAGCCGACCTTGGCGGGGGCTATTGATTTTCTCCAGTCGCGGTCAGGGGTTTGGGGTGGAGACTCCCTATCGCCTGCTATTGGATAATTTGGTGGAAAGGCTTTATCTCGAAGATCTGATTCCTAGGTCGGATTTGAGTCCGAATTTGGCGTTGTTGCGGTTGTTGGTATTGCCGGAGTCGGAAACCCCAGAAAGCGCTCGTAATTTGTTGAATGTGGAGGCGAGTGAGGAGGTATTTCAGCGACGGTTGGACTTGGTAGAAAGTATAATGGCGAGTAAGTTTCCAGAGTTGAGCTTGGAGGAGATACGGGAAATGTTGGATATTACCCAGGTTAGGCTTGAGGATACCCGGTTTTATCGGGATGTGTTGCAGAAGGGTCGCCAGGAAGGTCGCCAGGAAGGTCGCGAAGAAGCACAGACCCAGATGCTGTTACGACAGTTAACCCGTCGCTGTGGTGAGTTGTCGGATATGCAACGGCAACAGGTTATCTCTCTCAACTCGGGTCAAAGGGATGAGTTGGCGGAGGCTTTGTTAGATTTTCGGGGGATGGAGGATTTAGTGCGCTGGTTGCAGACAGATGAAAACTGA
- a CDS encoding DUF2887 domain-containing protein, which produces MKTDKLFYRIFLWQPELIAELVPGIPTDCQFDYSAPVVKEQEQRIDGLFTPVGDDPDLPLVFVEAQMQADKGFYGRFFQEVFMYLRQYEVSRPWRGLLIFSSRGQGFGVETPYRLLLDNLVERLYLEDLIPRSDLSPNLALLRLLVLPESETPESARNLLNVEASEEVFQRRLDLVESIMASKFPELSLEEIREMLDITQVRLEDTRFYRDVLQKGRQEGRQEGRQEGRQEGRQEGREEAQTEMLLRLLTRRCGQLSDMQRQQVISLNSGQRDELAEALLDFGGMEDLVRWLQTDDN; this is translated from the coding sequence ATGAAAACTGACAAACTATTTTATCGCATTTTTCTATGGCAGCCGGAACTGATTGCTGAATTGGTTCCCGGCATTCCCACGGACTGCCAATTTGATTATAGCGCTCCGGTGGTCAAAGAACAAGAACAGCGCATTGATGGCTTATTTACCCCCGTGGGGGATGACCCAGATTTGCCCTTGGTGTTCGTGGAAGCACAAATGCAGGCTGATAAGGGATTCTATGGTCGCTTTTTTCAGGAAGTGTTCATGTATCTGAGACAATACGAGGTGAGCCGACCTTGGCGGGGGCTATTGATTTTCTCCAGTCGCGGTCAGGGGTTTGGGGTGGAGACTCCCTATCGCCTGCTATTAGATAATTTGGTGGAAAGGCTTTATCTCGAAGATCTGATTCCTCGGTCGGATTTGAGTCCGAATTTGGCGTTGTTGCGGTTGTTGGTATTACCGGAGTCGGAAACCCCAGAAAGCGCTCGTAATTTGTTGAATGTGGAGGCGAGTGAGGAGGTATTTCAGCGACGGTTGGACTTGGTAGAAAGTATAATGGCGAGTAAGTTTCCAGAGTTGAGTTTGGAGGAGATACGGGAAATGTTGGATATTACCCAGGTTAGGCTTGAGGATACCCGGTTTTATCGGGATGTGTTGCAGAAGGGTCGCCAGGAAGGTCGCCAGGAAGGTCGCCAGGAAGGTCGCCAGGAAGGTCGCCAGGAAGGTCGCGAAGAAGCACAGACGGAGATGCTGTTACGACTGTTAACCCGTCGCTGTGGTCAGTTGTCGGATATGCAACGGCAACAGGTGATATCTCTCAACTCGGGTCAAAGGGATGAGTTGGCGGAGGCTTTGTTAGATTTTGGGGGGATGGAGGATTTAGTGCGCTGGTTGCAGACAGATGACAACTGA
- a CDS encoding DUF2887 domain-containing protein yields the protein MKTDKLFYRIFLWQPELIAELVPGIPMDCQFDYSAPVVKEQEQRIDGLFTPVGDDPDLPLVFVEAQMQADRGFYGRFFQEVFMYLRQYEVSRPWRGLLIFSSRSQGLGVETPYRLLLDNLVERLYLEDLIPRSDLSPNLALLRLLVLPESETPESARNLLNVEASEEVFQRRLDLVESIMASKFPELSLEEIREMLDITQVKLEDTRFYRDVLQKGREEAQTEMLLRLLTRRCGQLSDIQRQQVISLNSGQRDELAEALLDFRGMEDLVRWLQTDEN from the coding sequence ATGAAAACTGACAAACTATTTTATCGCATTTTTCTATGGCAACCGGAACTGATTGCTGAATTGGTTCCCGGCATTCCCATGGACTGCCAATTTGATTATAGCGCTCCGGTGGTCAAAGAACAGGAACAGCGCATTGATGGCTTATTTACCCCCGTGGGGGATGACCCAGATTTGCCCTTGGTGTTCGTGGAAGCGCAAATGCAGGCGGATAGGGGATTCTATGGTCGCTTTTTTCAGGAAGTGTTCATGTATCTGAGACAATATGAGGTGAGCCGACCTTGGCGGGGGCTATTGATTTTCTCTAGTCGCAGCCAGGGGTTGGGGGTGGAGACTCCCTATCGCCTGCTATTGGATAATTTGGTGGAAAGGCTTTATCTCGAAGATCTGATTCCTAGGTCGGATTTGAGTCCGAATTTGGCGTTGTTGCGGTTGTTGGTATTGCCGGAGTCGGAAACCCCAGAAAGCGCTCGTAATTTGTTGAATGTGGAGGCGAGTGAGGAGGTATTTCAGCGACGGTTGGATTTGGTAGAAAGTATAATGGCGAGTAAGTTTCCAGAGTTGAGTTTGGAGGAGATACGGGAAATGTTGGATATTACCCAGGTTAAGCTTGAGGATACCCGGTTTTATCGGGATGTGTTGCAGAAGGGTCGCGAAGAAGCACAGACGGAGATGCTGTTACGACTGTTAACCCGTCGCTGTGGTCAGTTGTCGGATATACAACGGCAACAGGTGATATCTCTCAACTCGGGTCAAAGGGATGAGTTGGCGGAGGCTTTGTTAGATTTTCGGGGGATGGAGGATTTAGTGCGCTGGTTGCAGACAGATGAAAACTGA
- a CDS encoding DUF2887 domain-containing protein: protein MKTDKLFYRIFLWQPELIAELVPGIPMDCQFDYSAPVVKEQEQRIDGLFTPVGDDPDLPLVFVEAQMQADRGFYGRFFQEVFMYLRQYEVSRPWRGLLIFSSRGQGFGVETPYRLLLDNLVERLYLEDLIPRSDLSPNLALLRLLVLPESETPESARNLLNVEASEEVFQRRLDLVESIMASKFPELSLEEIREMLDITQVRLEDTRFYRDVLQKGRQEGRQEGRQEGRQEGRQEGRQEGRQEGREEAQTEMLLRLLTRRCGELSDMQRQQVISLNSGQRDELAEALLDFRGMEDLVRWLQTDEN, encoded by the coding sequence ATGAAAACTGACAAACTATTTTATCGCATTTTTCTATGGCAACCGGAACTGATTGCTGAGTTGGTTCCCGGCATTCCCATGGACTGCCAATTTGATTATAGCGCTCCGGTAGTCAAAGAACAGGAACAGCGCATTGATGGCTTATTTACCCCCGTGGGGGATGACCCAGATTTGCCCTTGGTGTTCGTGGAAGCGCAAATGCAGGCGGATAGGGGATTCTATGGTCGCTTTTTTCAGGAAGTGTTCATGTATCTGAGACAATATGAGGTGAGCCGACCTTGGCGGGGGCTATTGATTTTCTCCAGTCGCGGTCAGGGGTTTGGGGTGGAGACTCCCTATCGCCTGCTATTGGATAATTTGGTGGAAAGGCTTTATCTCGAAGATCTGATTCCTAGGTCGGATTTGAGTCCGAATTTGGCGTTGTTGCGGTTGTTGGTATTGCCGGAGTCGGAAACCCCAGAAAGCGCTCGTAATTTGTTGAATGTGGAGGCGAGTGAGGAGGTATTTCAGCGACGGTTGGACTTGGTAGAAAGTATAATGGCGAGTAAGTTTCCAGAGTTGAGCTTGGAGGAGATACGGGAAATGTTGGATATTACCCAGGTTAGGCTTGAGGATACCCGGTTTTATCGGGATGTGTTGCAGAAGGGTCGCCAGGAAGGTCGCCAGGAAGGTCGCCAGGAAGGTCGCCAGGAAGGTCGCCAGGAAGGTCGCCAGGAAGGTCGCCAGGAAGGTCGCGAAGAAGCACAGACGGAGATGCTGTTACGACTGTTAACCCGTCGCTGTGGTGAGTTGTCGGATATGCAACGGCAACAGGTGATATCTCTCAACTCGGGTCAAAGGGATGAGTTGGCGGAGGCTTTGTTAGATTTTCGGGGGATGGAGGATTTAGTGCGCTGGTTGCAGACAGATGAAAACTGA
- a CDS encoding DUF2887 domain-containing protein: MKTDKLFYRIFLWQPELIAELVPGIPMDCQFDYSAPVVKEQEQRIDGLFTPVGDDPDLPLVFVEAQMQADRGFYGRFFQEVFMYLRQYEVSRPWRGLLIFSSRGQGLGVETPYRLLLDNLVERLYLEDLIPRSDLSPNLALLRLLVLPESETPESARNLLNVEASEEVFQRRLDLVESIMASKFPELSLEEIREMLDITQVRLEDTRFYRDVLQKGRQEGFQEGRQEGRQEGRQEGRQEGRQEGREEGRQEGREEAQTEMLLRLLTRRCGQLSDIQRQQVISLNSGQRDELAEALLDFRGMEDLVRWLQTDEN; this comes from the coding sequence ATGAAAACTGACAAACTATTTTATCGCATTTTTCTATGGCAGCCGGAACTGATTGCTGAGTTAGTTCCCGGCATTCCCATGGACTGCCAATTTGATTATAGCGCTCCGGTAGTCAAAGAACAGGAACAGCGCATTGATGGCTTATTTACCCCCGTGGGGGATGACCCAGATTTGCCCTTGGTGTTCGTGGAAGCGCAAATGCAGGCGGATAGGGGATTCTATGGTCGCTTTTTTCAGGAAGTGTTCATGTATCTGAGACAATATGAGGTGAGCCGACCTTGGCGGGGGCTATTGATTTTCTCCAGTCGCGGTCAGGGGTTGGGGGTGGAGACTCCCTATCGCCTGCTATTGGATAATTTGGTGGAAAGGCTTTATCTCGAAGATCTGATTCCTAGGTCGGATTTGAGTCCGAATTTGGCGTTGTTGCGGTTGTTGGTATTGCCGGAGTCGGAAACCCCAGAAAGCGCTCGTAATTTGTTGAATGTGGAGGCGAGTGAGGAGGTATTTCAGCGACGGTTGGACTTGGTAGAAAGTATAATGGCGAGTAAGTTTCCAGAGTTGAGCTTGGAGGAGATACGGGAAATGTTGGATATTACCCAGGTTAGGCTTGAGGATACCCGGTTTTATCGGGATGTGTTGCAGAAGGGTCGCCAGGAAGGTTTCCAGGAAGGTCGCCAGGAAGGTCGCCAGGAAGGTCGCCAGGAAGGTCGCCAGGAAGGTCGCCAGGAAGGTCGCGAAGAAGGTCGCCAGGAAGGTCGCGAAGAAGCACAGACGGAGATGCTGTTACGACTGTTAACCCGTCGCTGTGGTCAGTTGTCGGATATACAACGGCAACAGGTGATATCTCTCAACTCGGGTCAAAGGGATGAGTTGGCGGAGGCTTTGTTAGATTTTCGGGGGATGGAGGATTTAGTGCGCTGGTTGCAGACAGATGAAAACTGA
- a CDS encoding DUF2887 domain-containing protein, translating into MKTDKLFYRIFLWQPELIAELVPGIPMDCQFDYSAPVVKEQEQRIDGLFTPVGDDPDLPLVFVEAQMQADRGFYGRFFQEVFMYLRQYEVSRPWRGLLIFSSRGQGFGVETPYRLLLDNLVERLYLEDLIPRSDLSPNLALLRLLVLPESETPESARDLLNVEASEEVFQRRLDLVESIMASKFPELSLEEIREMLDITQVKLEDTRFYRDVLQKGRQEGRQEGRQEGRQEGRQEGREEAQTEMLLRQLTRRCGELSDMQRQQVISLNSGQRDELAEALLDFGGMEDLVRWLQTDKN; encoded by the coding sequence ATGAAAACTGACAAACTATTTTATCGCATTTTTCTATGGCAACCGGAACTGATTGCTGAGTTGGTTCCCGGCATTCCCATGGACTGCCAATTTGATTATAGCGCTCCGGTAGTCAAAGAACAGGAACAGCGCATTGATGGCTTATTTACCCCCGTGGGGGATGACCCAGATTTGCCCTTGGTGTTCGTGGAAGCGCAAATGCAGGCGGATAGGGGATTCTATGGCCGCTTTTTTCAGGAAGTGTTCATGTATCTGAGACAATATGAGGTGAGCCGACCTTGGCGGGGGCTATTGATTTTCTCCAGTCGCGGTCAGGGGTTTGGGGTGGAGACTCCCTATCGCCTGCTATTGGATAATTTGGTGGAAAGGCTTTATCTCGAAGATCTGATTCCTAGGTCGGATTTGAGTCCGAATTTGGCGTTGTTGCGGTTGTTGGTATTGCCGGAGTCGGAAACCCCAGAAAGCGCTCGTGATTTGTTGAATGTGGAGGCGAGTGAGGAGGTATTTCAGCGACGGTTGGACTTGGTAGAAAGTATAATGGCGAGTAAGTTTCCAGAGTTGAGCTTGGAGGAGATACGGGAAATGTTGGATATTACCCAGGTTAAGCTTGAGGATACCCGGTTTTATCGGGATGTGTTGCAGAAGGGTCGCCAGGAAGGTCGCCAGGAAGGTCGCCAGGAAGGTCGCCAGGAAGGTCGCCAGGAAGGTCGCGAAGAAGCACAGACGGAGATGCTGTTACGACAGTTAACCCGTCGCTGTGGTGAGTTGTCGGATATGCAACGGCAACAGGTGATATCTCTCAACTCGGGTCAAAGGGATGAGTTGGCGGAGGCTTTGTTAGATTTTGGGGGGATGGAGGATTTAGTGCGCTGGTTGCAGACAGATAAAAACTGA
- a CDS encoding DUF2887 domain-containing protein, whose amino-acid sequence MKTDKLFYRIFLWQPELIAELVPGIPTDCQFDYSAPVVKEQEQRIDGLFTPVGDDPDLPLVFVEAQMQADKGFYGRFFQEVFMYLRQYEVSRPWRGLLIFSSRGQGFGVETPYRLLLDNLVERLYLEDLIPRSDLSPNLALLRLLVLPESETPESARNLLNVEASEEVFQRRLDLVESIMASKFPELSLEEIREMLDITQVRLEDTRFYRDVLQKGRQEGRQEGRQEGRQEGRQEGRQEGRQEGRQEGRQEGREEAQTEMLLRLLTRRCGQLSDIQRQQVISLNSGQRDELAEALLDFRGMEDLVRWLQTDEN is encoded by the coding sequence ATGAAAACTGACAAACTATTTTATCGCATTTTTCTATGGCAGCCGGAACTGATTGCTGAATTGGTTCCCGGCATTCCCACGGACTGCCAATTTGATTATAGCGCTCCGGTGGTCAAAGAACAAGAACAGCGCATTGATGGCTTATTTACCCCCGTGGGGGATGACCCAGATTTGCCCTTGGTGTTCGTGGAAGCACAAATGCAGGCTGATAAGGGATTCTATGGTCGCTTTTTTCAGGAAGTGTTCATGTATCTGAGACAATACGAGGTGAGCCGACCTTGGCGGGGGCTATTGATTTTCTCCAGTCGCGGTCAGGGGTTTGGGGTGGAGACTCCCTATCGCCTGCTATTAGATAATTTGGTGGAAAGGCTTTATCTCGAAGATCTGATTCCTCGGTCGGATTTGAGTCCGAATTTGGCGTTGTTGCGGTTGTTGGTATTACCGGAGTCGGAAACCCCAGAAAGCGCTCGTAATTTGTTGAATGTGGAGGCGAGTGAGGAGGTATTTCAGCGACGGTTGGACTTGGTAGAAAGTATAATGGCGAGTAAGTTTCCAGAGTTGAGCTTGGAGGAGATACGGGAAATGTTGGATATTACCCAGGTTAGGCTTGAGGATACCCGGTTTTATCGGGATGTCTTGCAGAAGGGTCGCCAGGAAGGTCGCCAGGAAGGTCGCCAGGAAGGTCGCCAGGAAGGTCGCCAGGAAGGTCGCCAGGAAGGTCGCCAGGAAGGTCGCCAGGAAGGTCGCCAGGAAGGTCGCGAAGAAGCACAGACGGAGATGCTGTTACGACTGTTAACCCGTCGCTGTGGTCAGTTGTCGGATATACAACGGCAACAGGTGATATCTCTCAACTCGGGTCAAAGGGATGAGTTGGCGGAGGCTTTGTTAGATTTTCGGGGGATGGAGGATTTAGTGCGCTGGTTGCAGACAGATGAAAACTGA
- a CDS encoding DUF2887 domain-containing protein produces the protein MKTDKLFYRIFLWQPELIAELVPGIPMDCQFDYSAPVVKEQEQRIDGLFTPVGDDPDLPLVFVEAQMQADRGFYGRFFQEVFMYLRQYEVSRPWRGLLIFSSRGQGFGVETPYRLLLDNLVERLYLEDLIPRSDLSPNLALLRLLVLPESETPESARNLLNVEASEEVFQRRLDLVESIMASKFPELSLEEIREMLDITQVRLEDTRFYRDVLQKGRQEGFQEAQTQMLLRQLTRRCGELSDMQRQQVISLNSGQRDELAEALLDFRGMEDLVRWLQTDEN, from the coding sequence ATGAAAACTGACAAACTATTTTATCGCATTTTTCTATGGCAGCCGGAACTGATTGCTGAGTTGGTTCCCGGCATTCCCATGGACTGCCAATTTGATTATAGCGCTCCGGTGGTCAAAGAACAGGAACAGCGCATTGATGGCTTATTTACCCCCGTGGGGGATGACCCAGATTTGCCCTTGGTGTTCGTGGAAGCGCAAATGCAGGCGGATAGGGGATTCTATGGTCGCTTTTTTCAGGAAGTGTTCATGTATCTGAGACAATACGAGGTGAGCCGACCTTGGCGGGGGCTATTGATTTTCTCCAGTCGCGGTCAGGGTTTTGGGGTGGAGACTCCCTATCGCCTGCTATTGGATAATTTGGTGGAAAGGCTTTATCTCGAAGATCTGATTCCTAGGTCGGATTTGAGTCCGAATTTGGCGTTGTTGCGGTTGTTGGTATTACCGGAGTCGGAAACCCCAGAAAGCGCTCGTAATTTGTTGAATGTGGAGGCGAGTGAGGAGGTATTTCAGCGACGGTTGGATTTGGTAGAAAGTATAATGGCGAGTAAGTTTCCAGAGTTGAGCTTGGAGGAGATACGGGAAATGTTGGATATTACCCAGGTTAGGCTTGAGGATACCCGGTTTTATCGGGATGTGTTGCAGAAGGGTCGCCAGGAAGGTTTCCAGGAAGCACAGACCCAGATGCTGTTACGACAGTTAACCCGTCGCTGTGGTGAGTTGTCGGATATGCAACGGCAACAGGTGATATCTCTTAACTCGGGTCAAAGGGATGAGTTGGCGGAGGCTTTGTTAGATTTTCGGGGGATGGAGGATTTAGTGCGCTGGTTGCAGACAGATGAAAACTGA
- a CDS encoding DUF2887 domain-containing protein: protein MKTDKLFYRIFLWQPELIAELVPGIPMDCQFDYSAPVVKEQEQRIDGLFTPVGDDPDLPLVFVEAQMQADRGFYGRFFQEVFMYLRQYEVSRPWRGLLIFSSRGQGLGVETPYRLLLDNLVERLYLEDLIPRSDLSPNLALLRLLVLPESETPESARNLLNVEASEEVFQRRLDLVESIMASKFPELSLEEIREMLDITQVRLEDTRFYRDVLQKGRQEGRQEGREEAQTQMLLRLLTRRCGELSDMQRQQVISLNSGQRDELAEALLDFRGMEDLVRWLQTDEN from the coding sequence ATGAAAACTGACAAACTATTTTATCGCATTTTTCTATGGCAACCGGAACTGATTGCTGAGTTGGTTCCCGGCATTCCCATGGACTGCCAATTTGATTATAGCGCTCCGGTAGTCAAAGAACAGGAACAGCGCATTGATGGCTTATTTACCCCCGTGGGGGATGACCCAGATTTGCCCTTGGTGTTCGTGGAAGCGCAAATGCAGGCGGATAGGGGATTCTATGGTCGCTTTTTTCAGGAAGTGTTCATGTATCTGAGACAATATGAGGTGAGCCGACCTTGGCGGGGGCTATTGATTTTCTCCAGTCGCGGTCAGGGGTTGGGGGTGGAGACTCCCTATCGCCTGCTATTGGATAATTTGGTGGAAAGGCTTTATCTCGAAGATCTGATTCCTAGGTCGGATTTGAGTCCGAATTTGGCGTTGTTGCGGTTGTTGGTATTGCCGGAGTCGGAAACCCCAGAAAGCGCTCGTAATTTGTTGAATGTGGAGGCGAGTGAGGAGGTATTTCAGCGACGGTTGGACTTGGTAGAAAGTATAATGGCGAGTAAGTTTCCAGAGTTGAGCTTGGAGGAAATACGGGAAATGTTGGATATTACCCAGGTTAGGCTTGAGGATACCCGGTTTTATCGGGATGTGTTGCAGAAGGGTCGCCAGGAAGGTCGCCAGGAAGGTCGCGAAGAAGCACAGACCCAGATGCTGTTACGACTGTTAACCCGTCGCTGTGGTGAGTTGTCGGATATGCAACGGCAACAGGTGATATCTCTCAACTCGGGTCAAAGGGATGAGTTGGCGGAGGCTTTGTTAGATTTTCGGGGGATGGAGGATTTAGTGCGCTGGTTGCAGACAGATGAAAACTGA
- a CDS encoding DUF2887 domain-containing protein: protein MKTDKLFYRIFLWQPELIAELVPGIPMDCQFDYSAPVVKEQEQRIDGLFTPVGDDPDLPLVFVEAQMQADRGFYGRFFQEVFMYLRQYEVSRPWRGLLIFSSRGQGFGVETPYRLLLDNLVERLYLEDLIPRSDLSPNLALLRLLVLPESETPESARNLLNVEASEEVFQRRLDLVESIMASKFPELSLEEIREMLDITQVRLEDTRFYRDVLQKGRQEGRQEGRQEGRQEGREEAQTEMLLRQLTRRCGQLSDMQRQQVISLNSGQRDELAEALLDFGGMEDLVRWLQTDKN from the coding sequence ATGAAAACTGACAAACTATTTTATCGCATTTTTCTATGGCAGCCGGAACTGATTGCTGAGTTGGTTCCCGGCATTCCCATGGACTGCCAATTTGATTATAGCGCTCCGGTGGTCAAAGAACAGGAACAGCGCATTGATGGCTTATTTACCCCCGTGGGGGATGACCCAGATTTGCCCTTGGTGTTCGTGGAAGCGCAAATGCAGGCGGATAGGGGATTCTATGGTCGCTTTTTTCAGGAAGTGTTCATGTATCTGAGACAATACGAGGTGAGCCGACCTTGGCGGGGGCTATTGATTTTCTCCAGTCGCGGTCAGGGGTTTGGGGTGGAGACTCCCTATCGCCTGCTATTGGATAATTTGGTGGAAAGGCTTTATCTCGAAGATCTGATTCCTAGGTCGGATTTGAGTCCGAATTTGGCGTTGTTGCGGTTGTTGGTATTGCCGGAGTCGGAAACCCCAGAAAGCGCTCGTAATTTGTTGAATGTGGAGGCGAGTGAGGAGGTATTTCAGCGACGGTTGGACTTGGTAGAAAGTATAATGGCGAGTAAGTTTCCAGAGTTGAGCTTGGAGGAGATACGGGAAATGTTGGATATTACCCAGGTTAGGCTTGAGGATACCCGGTTTTATCGGGATGTGTTGCAGAAGGGTCGCCAGGAAGGTCGCCAGGAAGGTCGCCAGGAAGGTCGCCAGGAAGGTCGCGAAGAAGCACAGACGGAGATGCTGTTACGACAGTTAACCCGTCGCTGTGGTCAGTTGTCGGATATGCAACGGCAACAGGTGATATCTCTCAACTCGGGTCAAAGGGATGAGTTGGCGGAGGCTTTGTTAGATTTTGGGGGGATGGAGGATTTAGTGCGCTGGTTGCAGACAGATAAAAACTGA
- a CDS encoding DUF2887 domain-containing protein codes for MKTDKLFYRIFLWQPELIAELVPGIPTDCQFDYSAPVVKEQEQRIDGLFTPVGDDPDLPLVFVEAQMQADRGFYGRFFQEVFMYLRQYEVSRPWRGLLIFSSRGQGLGVETPYRLLLDNLVERLYLEDLIPRSDLSPNLALLRLLVLPESETPESARNLLNVEASEEVFQRRLDLVESIMASKFPELSLEEIREMLDITQVRLEDTRFYRDVLQKGRQEGRQEGRQEGRQEGFQEAQTQMLLRQLTRRCGELSDMQRQQVISLNSGQRDELAEALLDFGGMEDLVRWLQTDKN; via the coding sequence ATGAAAACTGACAAACTATTTTATCGCATTTTTCTATGGCAGCCGGAACTGATTGCTGAATTGGTTCCCGGCATTCCCACGGACTGCCAATTTGATTATAGCGCTCCGGTGGTCAAAGAACAAGAACAGCGCATTGATGGCTTATTTACCCCCGTGGGGGATGACCCAGATTTGCCCTTGGTGTTCGTGGAAGCGCAAATGCAGGCGGATAGGGGATTCTATGGCCGCTTTTTTCAGGAAGTGTTCATGTATCTGAGACAATATGAGGTGAGCCGACCTTGGCGGGGGCTATTGATTTTCTCCAGTCGCGGTCAGGGGTTGGGGGTGGAGACTCCCTATCGCCTGCTATTGGATAATTTGGTGGAAAGGCTTTATCTCGAAGATCTGATTCCTAGGTCGGATTTGAGTCCGAATTTGGCGTTGTTGCGGTTGTTGGTATTGCCGGAGTCGGAAACCCCAGAAAGCGCTCGTAATTTGTTGAATGTGGAGGCGAGTGAGGAGGTATTTCAGCGACGGTTGGACTTGGTAGAAAGTATAATGGCGAGTAAGTTTCCAGAGTTGAGTTTGGAGGAGATACGGGAAATGTTGGATATTACCCAGGTTAGGCTTGAGGATACCCGGTTTTATCGGGATGTGTTGCAGAAGGGTCGCCAGGAAGGTCGCCAGGAAGGTCGCCAGGAAGGTCGCCAGGAAGGTTTCCAGGAAGCACAGACCCAGATGCTGTTACGACAGTTAACCCGTCGCTGTGGTGAGTTGTCGGATATGCAACGGCAACAGGTGATATCTCTCAACTCGGGTCAAAGGGATGAGTTGGCGGAGGCTTTGTTAGATTTTGGGGGGATGGAGGATTTAGTGCGCTGGTTGCAGACAGATAAAAACTGA